The Janthinobacterium tructae genome contains the following window.
CACCCCTTCCCATCCCGAACAGGACCGTGAAACAACTTTGCGCCGATGATAGTGCTGCAACCAGTGTGAAAGTAGGTTATCGTCAGGCTTGTTATTCGCAGTAGAGAAAAACCCGACCAGCAATGGCCGGGTTTTTTTTCGTCTGGTGCTTTTTCGCTATAAAAAGCCACTTTTGGCCCCATTCCCAGATAAATTCGTATATAATTCGCCTCCTCAGATCAGATGGTTTGCTGCCCCGTTGGGAGCAGGCTGTTGAAAAAGTTATGCCTGATGACCATAGCAAGTTGGTCCCACCCCTTCCCATCCCGAACAGGACCGTGAAACAACTTTGCGCCGATGATAGTGCTGCAACCAGTGTGAAAGTAGGTTATCGTCAGGCTTGTTATATAAAAAAACCCCGCTAGGTGCGGGGTTTTTTTTCGTCTGCAGCGTTCATGGGATCAGATGCCCCAGGTAATGCTTTCACCTTCTGCCTTGGCCGAGCGCAGCATCTCCATCAAGGGATAGGCGCGCTGCGAAAAATGCACTTTTTGCGCGCGCGCATGGGCGCCCGATTCGCCATCTTCCAGCGTTTCCGGCGTATGGGTATCGTGCTCGATGTCATTTTCCGGATGCAATTTGCTTTCCGCGACTTCTTTTTCCAGCAAGGCCAGGGCATCTCCTGCTTCCGTTGGCGTAATGACGCCGCGCGTGGGATTCTTGTGCAGGATGTCGAGGATACGCTGGGCATGCTCCTGGTACATCAGTACTTCAGGGGAGGATTTGGATTTGAATGAGATCAACATAAGCGCTTTCTGAAACTTGTTGTTAGTGTCGAAACAATATCACGACTTGAAACATCGCACAGGCCGTCCGATTGCCCGGATTGCACATTTGCAAGCCGGATATCGCCATCTGTTGGACAGCGCACGTATTTACAAGAGCTTGCTGACCGTGAAAACATCCGTTTAAGCGATCACTAAGTCTCAATCCAGTTTCACTGAGTCCATGAAGGTGTCGATGGTGTCACGCGACAGCTTGCGCTCTTCACCGAGAATGATGATCTGGAAGATGTGCTTGTCCTGTGCCACAAAACGGCCGACCAGCAGGACAGGCTTGCCTTGCTGCGTGCCGCTGGCCTCGATGCTGAGCGAACTGCGCTGATGTATTCCGGCAGCAGTGCTGCTGGCTGCCGATGCGGACTTTTCGCTGCGTACAGTGCCGTTGATATTTTTCAACAGGGCGGTCTGCATGGCGGGCAGGGCCGCTTGCGCCTGTTCTGCGTTGTCGAGCACGGCACTGCCGATGGCGAAGGTATTGCCATCAACCTCGCTCGCCGTCATGGTCAGGCTGACTTTCTTGCCATCGAGATCGATCTCGCGCGTCAGCACGGCCGGCTTGCCTGGAAACAGGGCCGTGAACTGAGCGTCGGGGCTGCGATAGTCGCGCCAGTCGAATTTCGGACTGCAGGCGGACAGGACGCTGGCGGCCGCGAGCGTAGCCAGCAAGAGAGCAAGTGATGGTTTTTTCATCAGCAGATGGTAGCAGTGCCGCCAGTCACGCGCAATCGCGTATGTGTGGCGTTCATTGCTCTCCTTACATTTCACGCAGTACGCGCCGGTACTGGATCGCTTCGGCGACATGCGGCTGCGTGATCGTGGGGCTGCTTGCCAGGTCGGCGATGCTGCGCGCCACGCGCAGTACCCGGTGGTAGGTGCGTGCCGACCAGTGCAGGCGCGCCATGGCGCCATGCAACAACTGTTCGCCATGTGGCTCCAGGCGACAATGCTGTTCGATTTCCGTGCTGCTCAGGCGCTGGTTCGCTTTCCCCTGGCGTGCCAGCTGCAGGGCGAAGGCTGCCGCTACCCGCGTGGCGATGGATTGCGTGCTTTCGCCGGCGCCTGCGTGCCGCCCCAGCGCCGCCGCTGGCATGGCGGCAACTTCGATTTGCAGGTCGATACGGTCGAGCAGCGGGCCGGACAGGCGACTGCGATAGCGCAGCACGGCGTCCGGCGTGCAGCGGCAACGGCCGGAAGCATGCCCCAGGTAGCCGCACGGGCAGGGATTCATGGCGGCGATCAACTGAAAGCGGGCAGGAAACTCGGCCTGGCGGGCCGCACGCGAAATGCTGATGACGCCCGATTCCATGGGTTGGCGCAAGACATCGAGGACCCGGCGCTGGAATTCGGCGATTTCATCGAGAAACAACACACCGCAGTGTGCCAGCGAGATTTCTCCCGGGCGCGGCAGGTTGCCGCCGCCCACCGGGGCCACGCCGGACGCCGTCTGGTGCGGGGCACGATAGGGACGGCGTTTCCAGTGTTCCACCTTGAAGTGGCCGCCCAGCGAATGTACGGCGGCCGATTCCAGTGCCTCTGCATCGCTCATGGGCGGCAGCACGCCGGGAAACCGGCTGGCCAGCATGGTCTTGCCCGCACCCGGCGGTCCCACCATCAGCACGTTGTGGCCGCCCGCGGCCGCCACTTCCAGTGCGCGTCGCGCCTGCTGCTGGCCCTGTACATCGGCAAAGTCGGGATACGCAAAAACCTGCGCTGCCAGCACGGGTTGATGGCGTTGCAGGGCCATCTGGCTGGCGGGCGCGGCAAAATGCGCGCAGACCTCGAGCAGGCTGTGGGCGGGATAGATGCAGGCATCGCTGACCAGCGCCGCCTCGTCCGCGTTCGCTTGCGGCAGGATGAAGGCGCGTGGTGTGCCCGATTGGCTGCGCTGCATGGCAAAAGTCATGGCCAGCGCACCGCGGATGGGGCGTAGCTGGCCCGACAGTGACAGTTCGCCCGCGAATTCGTAGTGGTGTAGTTGGTTGCCCGGCAATTGGCCGGAGGCGGCCAGGATGCCCAGCGCAATGGGCAAGTCGAAGCGGCCCGATTCCTTGGGCAGGTCCGCAGGCGCCAGATTGGCTGTGATGCGCCGCGCCGGCATTTCAAAGCCGCAGTTTTGCAGCGCAGCGCGGACGCGGTCGCGCGATTCCTTCACTTCCGTATCCGGCAGGCCGACTATCGTAAACGAGGGCAAGCCATTGGCAAGGTGGACTTCGACACTTACCTCGGGTGCCTCCATGCCGGCCAGGGCGCGGCTTTTCAGGACGGCCAGACTCATCAGACTCCCCTGTGGCGCGAGCGCGGTCAGGATCAGTCTAGCGCTTGAAGCGCTGTCAGGCTTGAGATATGCCAGCAAGGCGGCGTATAACGCGACCTTGCTGGCGGTACGTTATGCCTTTGGGTCGTTCAGGCGCGTTTCCAGTTCGATCAGGCGCAATTCCAGTGCATCGAGCTTGGCGCGGGTCTTGGCCAGCACTTGCGCCTGGATATCGAATTCCTCGCGCGTGACGAGATCGAGACGGGCGAAGCCCTGGGTCATCATCGATTTCACGTTTTTCTCGATATCCTTGGCCGGCGAGTTCTCGATGGCCTGGTGAATCTTGCCTTGCAAGTCGTTAAAGAAGGTATTCATGTCCATGGTCAGTCCTTTTATGGTGCGGCATGTGCATCGCACCATTGCGGTGCACAGCGGTGTTAATCTGGTGCGGAAATGGGTAAATCCACAACGCTTCAGCAGCCCATTTCCGCATGCCCAATGGCTTGCAGGGTATGTATGGACGGAAATGCACCTGTCAAGGTGGCAAGAGAGCTGGCACGTATTCTGCTAAAGAAGGTATGAACGCTTTGTGATCTCCAGCCAAGATTTTAAACCTCAACCGCTTTAAAAGTTCAATAAAAGGAAATCGCCATGAAGAATCTCTCCAAGAACATGACTTTAGTAGCAGCGTTGACGCTGGCCATGACCGCCGTGTGCGGTAGCGCCATGGCCCAGGATGCAGTGGCAGCGCCTGCCGCGGCCGAAGCCGTACCTGATAACGTGGTGAGCTACAACGTGGCATTGACCACCGACTACCGCTACCGTGGCGTGTCGCAAAGCCGTCTTGACCCAGCCATCAGCGGTGGTGCCGACTATACCCACAATCCGACGGGCCTGTATGTGGGCACCTGGTTGTCGAGCATCAAATGGATCAAGGATGGCGGCGGCGATACCAATCTGGAATGGGATATCTACGGCGGCAAGCGGGGCGAGATCAGCAAGGATTTTACCTATGATGTGGGCGGCCTGTACTATTTCTATCCCTCGAATGGGCTGAGCACCAATGCCAACACTTTCGAGTTGTACGGCCAGCTTGGCTACGGCCCTGCCTATATCAAGTACTCGCACTCGACGACCAATCTGTTTGGTGTCGCCGACAGCAAGAACAGCGGCTACCTCGATGTGGGTGCGAATATCGATATGTACGAAGGTTATCTGCTGAACCTGCATGTGGGCCGCCAGAAGGTCGCGCACAACGATTCCCTCAGCTACACCGATTACAAGCTCGGTGTCACCAAGGATTTCGGCATGGCAACCGTTGCCCTGGCCTACGTCAAAGCCAATATCACGTCGCTGGCACCGAATGGCAAGAACCTGGCGAAATCCGGTCTCGTGCTGACCGTGTCCAAAACCTTTTAAGCGAGACTGCCATGAAAATGATTACCGCAATCATTAAACCATTCAAACTGGACGAAGTGCGTGAAGCCTTGTCGGCTATCAATGTGCAAGGCATTACCGTCACCGAAGTGAAAGGGTTCGGCCGCCAGAAAGGTCACACGGAACTCTACCGTGGGGCTGAGTATGTCGTCGATTTCTTGCCGAAGACCAAGATTGAAGCGGCCGTCGATGACGCCATTGTCGACCAGGCCATCGAAGCGATCGAAGGTGCCGCGCGTACCGGTAAAATTGGTGATGGCAAGATTTTCGTCTACAACCTGGAACAGGTCATCCGTATCCGTACCGGTGAAACCGGCAACGAAGCGCTCTAAGGGGAATATTGATGCATAAAAATATAACAAAATTGCTCGCCGGGATAGCCTGCCTGTGTGCGTTTGGCATCGCCACGCCAAGCTTTGCCGATGCGCCCGCCAAGACGGAGGCGGCCACGACCACGGCCGTCGCCGCCCCCGCCGTGACGCCGGTGCCTGACGCCGCGCCCGCTGCCGCCGCTCCGGCCCCGGCCGCTGCTGCGCCAGTCGCCGCGCCCGTCGCCAACAAGGGCGATACCAGCTTCATGATGATCAGCACCTTGCTGGTGATCTTGATGACCATCCCCGGCCTGGCCCTGTTCTACGGCGGCCTGGTGCGTTCGAAGAACATGCTGTCGGTGCTGATGCAGGTGTTCATGGTGTTCGCGCTGGTCATCGTGCTGTGGTGCATCTACGGCTACTCGATCGCCTTCACGGAAAAAACCGCCTTCTTCGGTGGCTTCGACCGCCTGTTCCTGAACGGTATCTGGGATCCGGCCAAGGGCACGTTTGCCGCCGCCGCCACCTTCAGCAAGGGTGTCGTCATTCCCGAGTTCGTCTTCGTGGCATTCCAGGGCACGTTTGCCGCCATCACCTGCGCGCTGATCGTCGGCGCCTTTGCCGAGCGCGCCAAGTTTGCCGCCGTGCTGGCCTTCGTCGTGCTGTGGTTCACGTTCGCCTACCTGCCAGCGGCCCACATGGTGTGGTTCTGGACCGGTCCTGACCTGATCACCAACGCCGCCACCTCGGCCAGCGAAGCCCTGAAGGCTGGCTGGATCTGGCAAAAAGGCGCGCTGGACTTCGCCGGCGGCACCGTGGTGCACATCAACGCCGCCGTTGCCGGCCTGGTAGGCGCCGTCATGATCGGCAAGCGCGTCGGCTACGGCCGCGAATCGATGGCGCCGCACTCGCTGACGATGACCATGATCGGTGCCTCGCTGCTGTGGGTGGGCTGGTTCGGTTTCAATGCCGGTTCCTCGCTGGAAGCGGGCGATGTGGCGGCATTGGCTTTCGTCAACACCTTGCTGGCCACTGCCGCCGCCACCCTGTCGTGGGTATTTGGCGAGTGGATCAGCAAAGGCAAGCCATCCATGCTCGGTGGCGCGTCCGGCGCCGTGGCCGGCCTGGTGGCGATCACCCCGGCAGCCGGCTTTGTCGGCCCGATGGGCGGCCTGGTCATCGGCTTGCTGGCCGGTGTCATCTGCCTGTGGGGTGTGAATGGCCTGAAACGCCTGATCGGCGCCGATGATTCGCTCGACGTGTTCGGCGTGCATGGCGTGGGCGGCATCCTGGGTGCCTTGCTGACGGGTGTGTTTGCTGCACCACAACTGGGCGGTCAAGGCATCTTCGACTATGTCACCAACAAGATGTCGGCGGATCCGTACTCGATCGGCCATCAGGTGTGGGTGCAGGCGCAAGCGGTCGGCACCACCATCATCTGGTCGGCCGTGGTCTCCGTCATCGCCTATAAACTGGTCGACATCGTCATCGGCCTGCGCGTACCGGAAGAAGAAGAGCGCGAAGGCCTCGATATCACCAGCCATGGCGAGCAGGCATATCATGGTTAAATGATGGCAATATGGCATGCCAGCGCCCCGGCGCGGCATGTCAGGCTGGAAAAGGCGCCTCGTTGAGGTGCCTTTTTTTCGTTGTGGGAATGGAAAAGGTCTTTAAAACAAGGCTTTTGCCCCGATTTGGGATACTTACACGGTAATATAGTCGGCAGTTCTGTGTGCTTTTTTGAATACTGCACATAATTTAAGGATGTAACTATGGTTCCCCATCTCGTCACGGCCCTGACCGGACCGCTGCTCGACCTCGAAAAAAAGATTCTGGCCGCGACGCCGGCCATTGAGCGCTGGTTTCGCATGGAGTGGCAAGAGCACACGCCGCCCTTCTATTGCTCGGTAGACTTGCGTAACGCGGGCTACAAGCTGGCGCCCGTCGATACCAATCTGTTCCCTGGCGGTTTTCATAACCTGGCCACGGAAATGCTGCCCCTGTCCGTGCAGGCGGCCATGGCTGCCATCGACAAGTATTGTCCGGACGCCCGCAATCTGCTGATGGTGCCGGAATTGCACAACACCACGCCGCAATACCTGCAAAACGTGGCGCGCTTGATGCAGATCTTCCGCCAGACGGGGCTGCACGTACGCCTGGGCTCGTGGTCGCCCGAGATCACTCAGCCGACGCCATTGGCGTTGCCAGATGGCAACATGCTCGTCATCGAGCCGCTCGTGCGCCTGAACAACGGCCGCCGCCTGGGCTTGAAGGATTTCGACCCGTGCACGATCTTGCTGAATAACGACTTGTCGGACGGCATACCCGATATCTTGCAAAATATTCATGAGCAAAGCCTGCTGCCGCCGCTGCACGCGGGTTGGGCCTTGCGCCGCAAGAGCAACCACTACACGGCCTACGATGAAGTGGTGAAAAAATTCGGCAAGATGATCGATGTCGATCCGTGGATGCTCAATCCCTTCCACGCCAAGTGCAGCGACGTCAATTTCCAGGAAGGCGAGGGCGAAGATGCGCTGGCCGCCAGCGTCGACGTGCTGCTGGCCAAGATCCGCAAGAAATACAAGGAATACGGCATCAAGGAAAAGCCGTTTGTCATCGTCAAGCCCGATGCGGGCACGTATGGCACGGGCATCATGACGGTGCGCGATGCCAGCGAAGTGCGCGACTTGTCGCGCAAGCAGCGCGAAAAAATGTCGATCGTCAAGGATGGCCAGCTGGTAACCGACGTGATCATCCAGGAAGGCGTGCCGACCTTCGAAAGCATCAAGGATGCGGTGGCCGAGCCCGTCGTCTACATGATCGACCGCTATGTGGTAGGCGGTTTTTACCGCGTGCATGCTGAGCGGGGCGTGGACCAGAACCTGAACGCGCCCGGTTCGCAGTACGTGCCGCTGGCGTTTGCCCAGCAGCATGCGGTGCCGGACTTGAAGGCCAAGCCGGGCACGGCCGCGCCGAACCGCTTCTATGTGTACGGCGTGGTGGCGCGTCTGGCCTTGCTGGCCGCGTCGCTGGAAATGGAGCGCACGGACCCGAATCCCGAGGTGTATTGATCTACCCCTGCCGCTTGCCAGGCGCGGTGACTACCGCGCCTGGCGATCTCGGCTAGAATCAAGCATTCCTTATCCAGGCTCCCCGATTGGACGCACCATGAAAATTGCATTCCTTGCCGACCCGCTGGCAGGCTTCAAGACTTACAAAGATTCCACCTTCGCCATGATGCGCGAGGCGGCCAAGCGCGGCCACGCCGTGTACGCCTTCGAACAGAAGGACATGGCGCTGGAAGAGGGCATCGTCACGGCATTGGTCAAACATATCGAACTGACGGGCGACGAACACGACTGGTACAAGGTGGTCTCCACCGAGGAAGTGCGCCTGTCGGCCCTGGACGCCATCATCGAGCGCAAGGATCCGCCGTTCGACATGGAATACGTGTATGGCACGTATCTGCTGGAACTGGCGGAAAAGCAGGGCGCCTGCGTCTTCAACAAGCCGTCCGCCATCCGCGACAACAATGAAAAGCTGGCCATTGCCCAGTTTCCCGAATTCACCTCGCCGACCCTGGTAACGTCGGATGAAGCGCGCCTGCGCGCCTTCCACGCCAAGCACCAGGACGTCATCTTCAAGCCGCTCGACGGCATGGGCGGCACGGGCATCTTCCGCGTCAAGGCCGATGGCCTGAACCTGGGCGCCATCATCGAGACCTTGAGCGAGAACGGCGCGCAGACCATCATGGCGCAGCGTTTTATTGCCGACATCGTCAAGGGCGACAAGCGCATCCTCGTCATCGGCGGCAAGCCGGTGCCGTTTTCGCTGGCGCGCATTCCGCAAGCGGGCGAAGTGCGCGGCAACCTGGCCGCCGGCGGCACGGGCGTGGCGCAGCCATTGACGGCGCGCGACCTGGAAATCGCTGAAAAACTGGGCCCGATCCTGGCCGCGCGCGGCCTGATGCTGGTAGGATTGGATGTGATCGGCGACTATCTGACGGAAGTCAATGTCACCAGCCCGACCTGCTTCCAGGAAATCATGCAGCAGACGGGTTTTGATGTGGCTGCCATGTTTGTCGACGCCGTCGAGCATGGCGTTGTGCAAGCGCAGCAGCGTCAGAAGGTGAAATGACTATGGTAGGGATTTTGCTCATGACACATGCACCGCTGGGACAGGCCTTCATCGCCGCCTGCGCGCATGTGTTTCGCGGGCCAACGGAACGGTTTGAAGCCATCGACGTCGTCGCCGACCAGGACCTGGCGGAGGTGCAGAAGCTGGCATCGGAAGCCATCTGCCGCCTCGACGACGGCTCCGGTGTGCTGGTGATTACCGACGTGAAGGGCGGCACGCCGTCGAACTGCTGCAACAAGCTGGCCGATGCGGGCAGGGTCGAAGTTATCGCCGGCATCAGCCTGCCGATGCTGCTGCGCGCCATCACGTATCGCCGCGACACGCTCGACGTGGTGGTGGAGATGGCGCTGGCCGGTGCGCAAAGCGGCGCCGTGCGCGTCGATAACCGTATCCGCGTGGGCGAATAGGGAAGTACAAGGCCGCCGCCCTGAAGGCGGCGGGTTTTATAGGCCAAGATTGTCATCAGCGTAGCGCATTCAGGGATAGAGACCATACAAAAATGATTCAAAAAGAACTCGAAATCATCAACAAGCTGGGACTGCACGCACGCGCCTCCGCCAAATTTACCCAGCTCGCCGCCAAGTTCAAGAGCGACGTCTGGCTGACCCGCAACGCGCGCCGCATCAACGCCAAATCCATCATGGGCGTGATGATGCTGGCCGCCGGCAAGGGAGCGAAAGTGACCCTGGAAGCCGAGGGCGATGATGAGCAGGCATGTGTCGATGCGCTCACCGCCCTGATTAATGACAGGTTTGGCGAAGGCGAGTAATGCCTGCCGAACGTAGCCGCAGCCGCATTCCGACAGGTCACCCCATGGCATCTTTCACGCTCCACGGCATCCCGGTCTCCCGCGGCATCGCCATTGGCCGCGCGCATCTGCTGGCGCCGGCCGCCCTTGACGTCAAACACTACCTGGTCGCCCAGGAACAGATCGAAGCCGAAGTCCAGCGTCTGCAAAACGCCATCGCCGCCGTCCACAAGGAACTGCAAACCCTGTGGAACGAGCTGCCGAAAGACGCGCCTACCGAACTGGGCGCGTTCATCGACGTGCATGCGCTGATCCTGTCGGATCCGTTGATCGCCGAAGCGCCGCTCGACATCATCCGTTCGCGCCATTACAACGCCGAATGGGCATTGCTGACGCAAATCGATGAATTATCGGCGCAGTTCGATGAAATCGAAGACCCATACCTGCGCGAACGCAAGGCCGACATCCAGCAGGTGGCCGAGCGCGTATTGAAAGTCTTGCTGGGCACGGAGCAGCTGCTGCCCAAGGCCGCCGCCGAAGACGAATTGATGGCGCAGATGATCGTGGTCGCCCACGACATTTCTCCGGCCGACATGCTGCAATTTCGCGACCGCTCCTTCATCGGCTTCATCACCGACGTGGGCGGACAGAACTCGCACACGGCCATCGTCGCGCGCAGCCTGGATATCCCGGCCGCCGTCGGCATGTCGCAGGCGTCGATGCTGATCGAGCAGGACGACTGGCTGATCATCGACGGCGACGCCGGCGTGGTCATCGCCAACCCCAGCGCGCTGGTGCTGGAGCAGTACCGCGAGCGCCAGGTGGCCATGCAGCGCGCGCGCAAGAAGCTGGGCAAGCTGAAAAAGACGCCGGCCGTCACCAAATGCGGTACCCCCATCACCCTGCTGGCGAATATCGAACTGCCCGATGATTGCGCGTTTGCGCTGGAGTCCGGCGCCAGCGGCGTGGGCCTGTTCCGCTCCGAATTCCTGTTCATGGGCCGCGCCCACAAGATTCCCACCGAGGATGAGCAGTTCGAGGCTTACCGCAACACGGTGCAGTCGATGAAAGGGCGCGTGGTGACCATCCGCACGCTCGACATCGGCGCCGACAAGCCGCTCGACCAGTCCGACCATACGGCCTTGAATCCCGCCCTGGGCCTGCGTGCCATCCGTTACTGCCTGGCCGAGCCGCAACTGTTCCTGACGCAGCTGCGCGCGATCCTGCGCGCCTCGGCTTTTGGCAAGGTGCGCATCCTGATCCCCATGCTCGCGCATGCGTTCGAGATCGACCAGTCGCTGGCCATGATCGCGCAAGCGAAGGCCAGCCTGCGCGAGGAGGGCGTCAAGTTCGACGATGCCGTCGAAGTGGGCGCCATGATTGAAATTCCCGCCGCCGCGCTGGCCCTGCCCATGTTCGTCAAGCGCATGGATTTCCTGTCGATCGGCACGAATGACCTGATCCAGTACACGCTGGCCATCGACCGCGTCGATTACGAAGTGGCGCATTTGTACAATCCGCTGCACCCGGCCGTGCTGCAACTGATCTCGATGACGATCGCCGCCGGCCACAAGGCGGGCATCGACGTGGCCGTGTGCGGCGAAATGGCGGGCGACGTGAAGCTCACGCGCTTGCTGCTGGGCATGGGACTGCGCGAGTTTTCCATGCATCCGGCCCAGCTGTTGGCGGTCAAGCAAGAGATCCTCAACAGCGACCTGGGCCTGATCGCACCACAAATGCGCAAAATTATGCGTTCCATGGAACCAAATGTGATCGCGGAAGCCGTACATCAGTTGCAGCTCATGTAAACTGTCACCCTATCAGCATCAGGACACATCGCGCGCGGCAAGAGGTGTCCTGATGCTAAAGTTGCAGCACCTATCATCGCGGTGCTGCATCGACCATGGCCCGTGGGGCCACCCCCTTTTATAAACCGACACACATGTCATCCATTGGAATCGTTTCGCCGCAAACCATGTATTTTGCGCAACCCCTGCAGCTGCAAAGCGGCGCATCGCTGCGGGACTATATGTTGATGTATGAAACCTACGGCACCCTGAACGCCGACAAATCGAACGCGGTGCTGGTCTGCCACGCCCTGAACGCCTCGCATCACGTGGCCGGCGTCTACGCGGATGAACCGAAAAGCACGGGCTGGTGGGACAATATGGTGGGACCGGGCAAGCCGCTCGACACCAATAAATTCTTCGTCATCGGCGTCAACAACCTGGGCTCCTGCTTCGGCTCGACTGGCCCCATGCACACCAATCCCGCCACCGGTAAGCCGTATGGCGCTTCCTTCCCCGTCGTCACGGTGGAAGACTGGGTCAGCGCGCAGGCGCGCCTGGCCGATGAACTGGGCATCACTCAGTTCGCCGCCGTGATGGGCGGCTCGCTGGGCGGCATGCAGGCGCTGGCGTGGAGCATCATGTTCCCCGAGCGGCTGCGCCACTGCGTGGTGATCGCCTCGACGGCCAAACTGTCGGCGCAAAACATCGCCTTCAACGACGTGGCGCGCCAGGCCATCCTGTCCGACCCCGATTACCATGGCGGCGACTTTTATGCGCATGGCGTGGTGCCGAAGAACGGCTTGC
Protein-coding sequences here:
- the ptsP gene encoding phosphoenolpyruvate--protein phosphotransferase, giving the protein MASFTLHGIPVSRGIAIGRAHLLAPAALDVKHYLVAQEQIEAEVQRLQNAIAAVHKELQTLWNELPKDAPTELGAFIDVHALILSDPLIAEAPLDIIRSRHYNAEWALLTQIDELSAQFDEIEDPYLRERKADIQQVAERVLKVLLGTEQLLPKAAAEDELMAQMIVVAHDISPADMLQFRDRSFIGFITDVGGQNSHTAIVARSLDIPAAVGMSQASMLIEQDDWLIIDGDAGVVIANPSALVLEQYRERQVAMQRARKKLGKLKKTPAVTKCGTPITLLANIELPDDCAFALESGASGVGLFRSEFLFMGRAHKIPTEDEQFEAYRNTVQSMKGRVVTIRTLDIGADKPLDQSDHTALNPALGLRAIRYCLAEPQLFLTQLRAILRASAFGKVRILIPMLAHAFEIDQSLAMIAQAKASLREEGVKFDDAVEVGAMIEIPAAALALPMFVKRMDFLSIGTNDLIQYTLAIDRVDYEVAHLYNPLHPAVLQLISMTIAAGHKAGIDVAVCGEMAGDVKLTRLLLGMGLREFSMHPAQLLAVKQEILNSDLGLIAPQMRKIMRSMEPNVIAEAVHQLQLM
- the metX gene encoding homoserine O-succinyltransferase MetX, translated to MYFAQPLQLQSGASLRDYMLMYETYGTLNADKSNAVLVCHALNASHHVAGVYADEPKSTGWWDNMVGPGKPLDTNKFFVIGVNNLGSCFGSTGPMHTNPATGKPYGASFPVVTVEDWVSAQARLADELGITQFAAVMGGSLGGMQALAWSIMFPERLRHCVVIASTAKLSAQNIAFNDVARQAILSDPDYHGGDFYAHGVVPKNGLRVARMVGHITYLSNDDMAEKFGRKLRDAAQTGDYKFGFGIDFEIESYLRYQGDKFSEYFDANTYLLITKALDYFDPARAHGGDLAKALSGTKAKFFLASFSTDWRFSPERSREIVEALVCNRRQVTYAEIDAPHGHDAFLLEDARYMNMVRAYYGQVWNDIGAGLPAPAQHTAVRQGAKEIA